Part of the Paenibacillus sp. JNUCC32 genome is shown below.
ATATGCGGGAAAATATAATCCGAGATGTACGTCGTCATGATGCCGATCGTCTTGACCTGCTCGCTTTCCCGCCGCTCCGGATTGCGGGCAAAGGTTCCTTTGCCTTGAATCCGTTCGAGCCAGCCTTCCTGCTCCAGCTCGCCGAAGGTTTGGCGGACCGTCTGGCGGCTTACGCCGAACTGGTCCGCGATTTCATGCTCCGAAGGAACCTGTTTGCCTGCTTGAAGCCGGCCGGATTCAAACCACGAGAGCAGTTCGTTTTTTAATACAATATATTTGGGTATCCGTCTATTATTCATCATTCACCTCTAGCCTCACGCACTCATTATATTAGGATCCCCTGCAATCCTAAGCTATCTCGCTATTGTAACACAGGCTAGGCGAATGCCGACAGAACCAGTTACCGCAGACGGTATGCGGCTTCGCTCCAGCGGAGCTCGTTCTTGAAGCGCGGTATCGTTGTATCCTTGTCGATAATGACCGCTTCAATGCCGGCCATCTCCGCCCAATCGCTTAAGTGTTCGGCCGTCATGGCATAAGAGAGAACGGTATGATGCGCGCCGCCGGCCAAAATCCACGCTTCCGCAGATTCGCGAAGGGATGGCTGCGGCTTCCACAGCACGCGGGCTACCGGCAGCTTCGGCATCGGCTGCTCCACCTTGACGCCGTCCACCACATTCACCAGCAGTCTGAAGCGGTGCCCGAGATCAATCAGGGAAGCATTGACGGCAGGGCCGTCTTGGCCGTTAAACACGAGTCGTGCCGGATCCCCCTTGCCTCCAATCCCGAGCGGATGAACCTCAAGCGTGGGTTTATCCAGCGCGATGGTCGGGCATACCTCCAGCATGTGCGATCCGAGAATCATATGATTTCCCGGCTCGAAATGATAGGTGTAGTCCTCCATGAAGGAAGTGCTTTTATTGTCTGCAAGCACCTTCAACACGCGTGTCAGGGCCGCTGTTTTCCAATCGCCTTCCCCGCCGAAACCGTAACCGGACTCCATCAAGCGCTGAACGGCGAGTCCCGGGAGCTGTTTCATTCCGTGCAGATCCTCGAAGGTCGTCGTGAATGCGCCGAAGCCGCCTTCCTCGAGGAAACGGCGAAGCGCAATCTCGATCCGGGCTTGGTACGCGATCGAATCGCGCACGGGACCGACGCTAAGCCCTTCCTTGGTAATCGAATACGACTCCGCGTATTCGTTCAGGAGCGCCTTGACCTCTTCATCGCCGACTTCGTTCATGGACTGCACAAGGTCGCCGATGCCGTAACCGTTCACGGACCAGCCAAGCTTGATTTGCGCCTCCACTTTGTCCCCTTCGGTTACCGCTACCTGACGCATATTGTCGCCGAAGCGGGCTACCTTCAGCCTGCGGCTTTCGGCATAGGCCGCGGCAGTCCGCATCCAGCCGGCAATGCTGCCGCGAACCTCCCCGTCTTCCCAGTGGCCCACGACGACCTTGCGTGCGATGCCCAGACGAGCACCGATATGGCCATACTCGCGGTCGCCGTGAGCGGACTGGTTCAGGTTCATAAAGTCCATATCAATCGTTTCCCAAGGAATGTCCCGGTTGAATTGGGTATGGAAATGAAGGAGCGGCTTCTGCAACTGGGATAGGCCCGCGATCCACATTTTGGCCGGGGAGAACGTGTGCATCCACGTCATGATGCCTGCGCAGGACTCATCGTTGTTAGCCTCAAGAATCAGGTTGTATATTTCATCGGGTGTCGTTACGATCGGCTTGAATACAATGGGGTACGTAAATACAGGATCTTTGTCAAACTCCGTTGCCACGATGCGGGAGTGCTCGGCGACCTGCTCCAGCGTTTCGGGACCATACAAGTGCTGGCTTCCGGTGACAAACCAAAAAGAATGCGGTTTCAAATTCATGATTATAACGCCTCCTGTACGAATGATTGCTCACTAACTTGTACATACCTTTATATATAAATAAATGATCATTAAAAACATGTACGTACAAGTTGAATCACTCACATTCTACCCCCGCATCTCCAAAATAGCAAGATCAAAATAAAAAAAAGAGCTGCCCCTATAGGTAACAACGAACCCATAGAGACAACCTCTATCATTCAAATCTCATTGACGGTCTACCTCCAAATGCGAGCCAGCTTTCATGAAAACTCTTTAGACCGTCAAATAATGCTCGAACTGCTCTATATCGATGGCATCCTGCACCCCTTCGGCTACGATCGTCCCTTTATCCATGACATAGATATAATCGGCCACGCTTCGGACGAATTCGATGCTCTGCTCCACCAGAATGACCGACGTTTCTCCTTTGGCTTTGATCCCGCGGATGACGTCTTGAATTTCCTCCACGATGGAAGGCTGGATTCCTTCGGTCGGCTCGTCGAGCAGCAGCACCTTGGGCCGGGAGGCAAGCGCCCTTGCGAAAGCAAGCTGCTGCTGCTGTCCTCCGCTTAGATCACCGCCTTGGCGGTGATACATTTGCGGCAGTACCGGAAACAAGGCTAACACATCCTCCGGGAATGCCTTCGTACGAGGCACGCATGGCTCAAGGCCGAGCAGGAGATTCTCTTTTACAGTGAGTTGAGGGAAAATCTCGCGCCCTTGCGGGACATACCCGATCCCGCCTCTTGCTCTCTTTACGGAATCCCAGCCGGTAACCTCTTGCTCGCCAAGGCTCATCCGCCCCTGTCGGATTTTCAATTGCCCGGTTATCGTTCGCATCAGCGTGGTTTTCCCGACTCCGTTACGCCCAACCAGGCATACGATCCTTGCGGGGTCCACGACCATGGACACGCCGCGCAGGACAGCACTCTCCCCATAACCCGATTCAATGCCCTGCAGCTTGAGCATTCGCCTCCCTCCTTTTTCCAAGGTAAACCTCGGCCACCAGCGGATCGCGCTGAATCTCCTGCATGGACCCTTCCTTCAGCAGTTTCCCTTCATGCATGACGGTAACCTTGGCGGCAAAAGAACGTACAAACTCCATATCGTGCTCGACCACAACGACAGAGCATTCCTTAGCAATGCCTTGAAGGAGCTCGCCGGTCTTCATCGTTTCCTCGTCCGTCATTCCCGCTACCGGTTCATCCAGCAGCAGAAGCCGCGGCTTCTGAAGCAGCAGCATGCCGATCTCCAGCCACTGCTTCTCTCCATGCGACAGGGAACCTGCCCGAACATGAAGCCGATCGGGAAGTCCGATCAATTCCAGAACCTTCTTCATCTCGAACGTAGTGCATCGATTTCTCCTGACCTTCAGCGCCCGGAGCACGCTTCGGTCCGAATCGACGGTCAGCTCCAGGTTTTCCTTGACGCTCAGGTTGGGGAATATCGACGGTGCCTGGAATTTCCGGCCCACGCCGAGACCCGCGATTTCATAGTCCCGCTTCCTCGTAATCTCAAGTCCGTCTCCGAGCAGCACCCGCCCCGCCCCAGGCTTAGTCTTTCCGCAGATCACATCCAGCATCGTGGTCTTCCCTGCCCCGTTCGGGCCGATCAGAAAATGCAGCTCATGCTGGCGAAGCGCCAGATTCATGCCGTTCACCGCTACAAACCCGCCAAAGGCCACCGTTATATTTTCCGCGGACAGCACGGTGGGCGACATGCCGATGCCCCTGACCTCCCCATGTGCGGCTACCGAAACATCAGCTCTCTTTGCGTACGGCTGCATGGACAGTCCCTCCTCTTTTGGATAATGACGAAGCCGCCTTGCTCCACAACCCGGTCAATCCTTTCGGCATCAAGACCACAACAATGACAAACAAAGCGCCCAATACCAGCAGCCACCCTTCGGGATAAGCTTCGCTGATCCCGGTCTTGGCCGCGTTCAGCAGCACGGCGCCGATTATGGCGCCGATCAGCGTTCCCCTGCCGCCAAGCGCGACCCAGAGCACCATTTCAATAGACGGGACGATGCCCATCATGGACGGCGAAATAATGCCGACCTGAAGGACAAACAGCATGCCTGCTAGCCCGGCCAGCCCCCCCGATACGGCAAACGCAAAGGTTTTGTAGCGGGAAGGATCAAATCCCAGAAACCGTACCCGGTTCTCCCCATCCCTCGACGCTTCCAGCACCTGGCCCACGCGGCTGTTCACAATTCTTCTGCATAGAATATAGGCTCCTGCCAAAGCGGCCAGCGTAATAAAATACAATCCTATTTTCGTGGAGGGCGCATTCAGGTTAAATCCCAAAATGGAGCTGTAGCCCGTAAGCCCGTTCGTGCCCCCCGTCCACTCCTGCTTGCCGACAAACAGCGTAACCACGATCATGACCAGGGCCTGCGTCAGGATCGTAAAATACACGCCGACGATCCGGTTGCGGAACGTAAAGAATCCGAGTATCAACGCCAGCAGGGCCGGCAGCAGCATCCCGAGTATCAAGGCCGCCGGGAACGATCGGAAAGGCTCCCAGAACCAGGGCAGGGACGCCACCCCGCTCCATCCCATAAAATCAGGCAGGGCCGAGCCGCTGGCATCCAGCTTCAGGTACATGGCCATGGCATAAGCGCCCAGCCCGAAGAACACGCCATGTCCAAGGCTCAGAATGCCGCCGTATCCCCAGATCAGGTCAAGCCCGACCGCCAGGATCGCCAAAGCCAAAAATTTCGTTAGCAATCCGAGGCGAAAAGGCGTCGTGAACAAGGGGGCCAAACACATCAGGAGCAGCACCGCGCTCCATAGAATCCGTTTCGATCGGCCGCCGGGGTTTCCTGTCAACCATTTCAGCACCATGCATTCCCCTCCTCTCTAATCCAAACTGCGCGTTCGCAGCGCGACGAGCCCGCGGGGCTTCCACTGCAGGAAAGCCACGATGCAGGCGAATACCAGCACTTTGCCGATGGAAGCCGAAGTATAGGTCTCAAACAGCGTGTTGAACACGCCGATGCCCAGCGCTCCGACAACCGTGCCGACCAGCTTTCCGACCCCGCCCAGCACCACCACCATGAAAGCATCGACGATATAGTAGGTCCCGATCGATGGTCCGATCGGGCCGAGCAGCGTCAAGGCGCAGCCGGCAATACCGGCGATGCCCGAGCCGATCGCAAACGTCAGTCCGTCCACGCGCCGGGTCGAAATGCCGAGACAACCGGCCATGCTTCGGTTCTGCATCACCGCCCGCATTCTACGGCCTTGAACCGTTCTGTAAATATAGAGATACATCGCCGTCAGGACGACGGCCACGAGCAATACAATGAACAGCCGCTTGTAAGGAAGGATGATGCTTGAGGTGATCGCAAGCCCGCCGTTCAGCCAGGAAGGGCTGGTTACGGCCACGTTCGGTGCACCGAAGATGAACCTTGCGATCTGCTGCAGCATCATCCCGACGCCCCATGTGGCGAGCAGACTATCCAGCGGTCTGCCGTACAGATGGCGGATAAGCACCATTTCAAGCAGCCAGCCGACCGCGGCGGCAACCACGAAAGATACCAGCAATGCGGCGATGAAATAGGTATCGAACCAGGATTTCGGCATATAGGCGGAGAACAAGCCTTGAGTAACATACGTGGAATACGCGCCGATCATAATCAGCTCGCCATGAGCCATATTAATGACATTCATTAAGCCGAACGTTACCGCCAAGCCGAGCGCGATCAATAATAATATCGAGCTGACGCTCAGTCCGTTAAACACCTGCAGGATCGTCATATCCATCCGGGGTGAACCTCCTTTCACGAAAGGCCCGCAGGCCTTTCGTGCATGAGATGAAGTTTTATTCGCCGCTCAAACCTTTTGCCCAATCGTATGTTTTCAGATAGGGGTCCGGTTTGACGGGTTCGCCCGAGTTCCAGAGCTCCTTGAACTGTC
Proteins encoded:
- the araA gene encoding L-arabinose isomerase; amino-acid sequence: MNLKPHSFWFVTGSQHLYGPETLEQVAEHSRIVATEFDKDPVFTYPIVFKPIVTTPDEIYNLILEANNDESCAGIMTWMHTFSPAKMWIAGLSQLQKPLLHFHTQFNRDIPWETIDMDFMNLNQSAHGDREYGHIGARLGIARKVVVGHWEDGEVRGSIAGWMRTAAAYAESRRLKVARFGDNMRQVAVTEGDKVEAQIKLGWSVNGYGIGDLVQSMNEVGDEEVKALLNEYAESYSITKEGLSVGPVRDSIAYQARIEIALRRFLEEGGFGAFTTTFEDLHGMKQLPGLAVQRLMESGYGFGGEGDWKTAALTRVLKVLADNKSTSFMEDYTYHFEPGNHMILGSHMLEVCPTIALDKPTLEVHPLGIGGKGDPARLVFNGQDGPAVNASLIDLGHRFRLLVNVVDGVKVEQPMPKLPVARVLWKPQPSLRESAEAWILAGGAHHTVLSYAMTAEHLSDWAEMAGIEAVIIDKDTTIPRFKNELRWSEAAYRLR
- the urtD gene encoding urea ABC transporter ATP-binding protein UrtD, yielding MQPYAKRADVSVAAHGEVRGIGMSPTVLSAENITVAFGGFVAVNGMNLALRQHELHFLIGPNGAGKTTMLDVICGKTKPGAGRVLLGDGLEITRKRDYEIAGLGVGRKFQAPSIFPNLSVKENLELTVDSDRSVLRALKVRRNRCTTFEMKKVLELIGLPDRLHVRAGSLSHGEKQWLEIGMLLLQKPRLLLLDEPVAGMTDEETMKTGELLQGIAKECSVVVVEHDMEFVRSFAAKVTVMHEGKLLKEGSMQEIQRDPLVAEVYLGKRREANAQAAGH
- the urtB gene encoding urea ABC transporter permease subunit UrtB, translated to MDMTILQVFNGLSVSSILLLIALGLAVTFGLMNVINMAHGELIMIGAYSTYVTQGLFSAYMPKSWFDTYFIAALLVSFVVAAAVGWLLEMVLIRHLYGRPLDSLLATWGVGMMLQQIARFIFGAPNVAVTSPSWLNGGLAITSSIILPYKRLFIVLLVAVVLTAMYLYIYRTVQGRRMRAVMQNRSMAGCLGISTRRVDGLTFAIGSGIAGIAGCALTLLGPIGPSIGTYYIVDAFMVVVLGGVGKLVGTVVGALGIGVFNTLFETYTSASIGKVLVFACIVAFLQWKPRGLVALRTRSLD
- the urtE gene encoding urea ABC transporter ATP-binding subunit UrtE, whose protein sequence is MLKLQGIESGYGESAVLRGVSMVVDPARIVCLVGRNGVGKTTLMRTITGQLKIRQGRMSLGEQEVTGWDSVKRARGGIGYVPQGREIFPQLTVKENLLLGLEPCVPRTKAFPEDVLALFPVLPQMYHRQGGDLSGGQQQQLAFARALASRPKVLLLDEPTEGIQPSIVEEIQDVIRGIKAKGETSVILVEQSIEFVRSVADYIYVMDKGTIVAEGVQDAIDIEQFEHYLTV
- the urtC gene encoding urea ABC transporter permease subunit UrtC, with the protein product MVLKWLTGNPGGRSKRILWSAVLLLMCLAPLFTTPFRLGLLTKFLALAILAVGLDLIWGYGGILSLGHGVFFGLGAYAMAMYLKLDASGSALPDFMGWSGVASLPWFWEPFRSFPAALILGMLLPALLALILGFFTFRNRIVGVYFTILTQALVMIVVTLFVGKQEWTGGTNGLTGYSSILGFNLNAPSTKIGLYFITLAALAGAYILCRRIVNSRVGQVLEASRDGENRVRFLGFDPSRYKTFAFAVSGGLAGLAGMLFVLQVGIISPSMMGIVPSIEMVLWVALGGRGTLIGAIIGAVLLNAAKTGISEAYPEGWLLVLGALFVIVVVLMPKGLTGLWSKAASSLSKRGGTVHAAVRKES